The following proteins are encoded in a genomic region of Triticum dicoccoides isolate Atlit2015 ecotype Zavitan chromosome 1B, WEW_v2.0, whole genome shotgun sequence:
- the LOC119341679 gene encoding cyclin-dependent kinase C-2-like, whose protein sequence is MATAAPGQLNLDDYPSWGSRGVDCFEKLEQIGEGTYGQVFMAKETETKEIVALKKIRMDNEREGFPITAIREIKILKKLHHQNVIQLKEIVTSPGPDRDEQGKQIDGNKYKGSIYMVFEYMDHDLTGLADKPGMRFTIPQIKCYMKQLLTGLHYCHINQVLHRDIKGSNLLIDNEGNLKLADFGLARSFSSDHNANLTNRVITLWYRPPELLLGSTKYGPAVDMWSVGCIFAELLNGKPILPGKNEPDQLTKIFELCGTPDELIWPGVTKMPWYNNLKPPRQLKRHVKDAFKHFDFHALDLLERMLTLDPSKRISANEALDSEYFWTDPLPCDPKSLPKYEASHEYQTKKRRQQQRQADDAAAKRQKTHHPQPPHARLPPIQQSGHQIRPAQPTNNPHPPMASGSGHHYGKPRGPGGPNRYPPGGNQGGGGYPNRGGQGGGYGSGPYPQQGRGPPPYPGGGPRGGGSSGGYGGAPNFPQAGPYGPGGPGRGPNYPPQAGSRNQQQQYGNWQ, encoded by the exons atggcgacggcggcgccggGGCAGCTCAACCTCGACGATTACCCGTCGTGGGGCTCCCGCGGCGTCGACTGCTTCGAGAAGCTCGAGCAGATCGGCGAGGGCACATACGG GCAAGTGTTCATGGCCAAGGAGACGGAGACCAAGGAGATCGTCGCGCTCAAGAAGATCCGCATGGACAACGAGCGCGAGGGT TTCCCTATCACCGCCATCCGCGAGATCAAAATCCTCAAGAAGCTGCACCATCAGAACGTCATCCAGCTCAAGGAGATCGTTACATCCCCAG GGCCGGACAGAGACGAGCAGGGGAAGCAAA TCGATGGCAACAAGTACAAAGGGAGCATTTACATGGTCTTTGAGTACATGGACCATGACTTGACTGGGTTGGCTGATAAGCCTGGGATGCGCTTCACCATTCCACAGATTAAG TGCTACATGAAGCAACTCCTCACGGGCCTTCACTATTGCCATATCAATCAAGTTCTGCATCGTGATATTAAAG GATCTAACCTCTTGATAGACAACGAGGGTAACTTAAAACTGGCTGATTTTGGCCTAGCAAGATCATTTTCGAGTGATCATAACGCAAACCTCACTAACCGTGTGATCACTCTGTGGTACAG ACCTCCAGAGTTGCTGCTAGGAAGCACAAAATATGGGCCAGCGGTGGACATGTGGTCGGTGGGTTGTATTTTTGCAGAGCTTCTCAATGGAAAGCCAATACTGCCTGGAAAGAATGAG CCAGACCAACTGACCAAAATATTCGAGCTTTGTGGTACCCCTGACGAATTGATTTGGCCGGGTGTGACAAAAATGCCATGGTATAATAATTTGAAGCCTCCCCGCCAATTGAAGAGGCATGTTAAGGATGCTTTTAAACA TTTTGATTTTCATGCTCTGGATCTGCTGGAGAGGATGTTAACACTGGACCCGTCAAAG AGGATATCTGCAAATGAAGCTCTTGATTCTGAATATTTCTGGACTGATCCCCTACCATGTGATCCTAAAAG CTTGCCAAAGTATGAAGCTTCACATGAATATCAGACGAAGAAAAGACGTCAACAGCAGCGGCAAGCTGATGATGCTGCTGCAAAGCGGCAAAAGACGCATCATCCTCAGCCTCCTCATGCCCGTTTGCCCCCAATCCAGCAATCAGGCCATCAAATCAGGCCAGCCCAGCCTACCAACAACCCACATCCACCAATGGCATCTGGGTCAGGTCATCACTATGGAAAGCCCCGAGGGCCAGGAGGGCCAAATAGGTACCCACCGGGCGGGAACCAAGGTGGTGGAGGGTATCCGAACCGTGGAGGGCAAGGTGGCGGCTATGGCAGTGGCCCTTACCCTCAACAAGGTCGAGGGCCTCCTCCGTACCCTGGCGGTGGCCCAAGGGGTGGTGGCAGCAGTGGTGGCTATGGTGGTGCTCCAAACTTTCCACAAGCCGGTCCTTATGGTCCTGGCGGCCCAGGCCGGGGGCCAAATTATCCCCCACAAGCTGGCTCTcgaaaccagcagcagcagtaTGGAAACTGGCAATAG